A DNA window from Oscarella lobularis chromosome 8, ooOscLobu1.1, whole genome shotgun sequence contains the following coding sequences:
- the LOC136190114 gene encoding uncharacterized protein — translation MATAAAAAAAASSLSISEKDARETSTELSQNVTRRMSKRMKILHIIMTIFVPSAIGFHVDTSYLIRPTVEDCPVWSQSTVVAGAGLMMGVLGLTGLVSGRLLDRYGPGAFLLVGTVTGGLGWLGCGVMVLACESAPIITQVFYIASFACIGVCLGLNYIAAVQSLLSWFPGDRGKANSFNGASRSTGSILIAQLLIFCQTLVETRQMRAGTIYFIVGVILVAATGPFTMLVRFPPGRQPTAGDRRLSLKTIIKTRQFQIIIFGYFANLFPSWGIEGRMDQILRTAWGSPHAPVAQMAFAVLMGYTAGRFVWVFTADCIGIVNVWKICSLIEAVCLFSLPWTMYAETKAGAYASVCLVSIQFAVFSGIKCTVAALCNVTFGTKNASAALGAAMVGYGTGGLTGPLICQFTYSAFGNYRPFLFGSAVLPLLAFIFMWCIKPLEQKEKMSGDGRRAEPSMIEPEPSMIEPERSYEKSNERTPLLLENHSAERSV, via the coding sequence atggctacagcagcagcggcagcagcagctgcgTCCAGTCTGAGTATAAGTGAAAAGGACGCCAGAGAAACGTCTACAGAGTTGAGCCAAAACGTGACCCGTCGTATGAGCAAACGCATGAAGATTCTCCACATCATCATGACGATATTCGTTCCTTCCGCAATCGGCTTCCACGTCGACACGAGCTATCTCATTCGCCCGACGGTAGAAGACTGCCCGGTGTGGAGTCAGTCGACCGTCGTAGCCGGGGCCGGGCTCATGATGGGCGTCTTGGGTCTAACGGGTCTCGTAAGCGGACGCCTATTGGATCGCTACGGTCCGGGCGCGTTTCTCCTCGTCGGAACGGTTACCGGTGGGCTGGGATGGCTCGGGTGCGGCGTCATGGTGTTGGCTTGTGAAAGCGCTCCCATCATCACACAGGTCTTTTAcatcgcgtcgttcgcgtgcATCGGCGTGTGTCTCGGTCTCAACTACATAGCCGCTGTTCAATCGCTGCTCTCGTGGTTTCCTGGAGACAGGGGCAAGGCGAACTCGTTCAATGGAGCGAGTCGCAGCACCGGCTCCATTCTCATTGCCCAACTGCTCATCTTCTGCCAGACTCTAGTCGAAACGAGACAGATGAGAGCCGGAACAATTTACTTTATCGTCGGAGTCATTCTCGTCGCTGCAACAGGCCCCTTTACAATGCTCGTTCGATTTCCGCCCGGAAGACAACCGACGGCTGGCGACAGGCGTTTGAGTTTGAAGACGATAATTAAAACCCGACAATTTCAAATCATCATCTTTGGCTATTTTGCAAATCTGTTTCCAAGTTGGGGCATCGAAGGACGAATGGATCAAATTCTGAGAACCGCTTGGGGTAGTCCACACGCTCCAGTCGCTCAAATGGCCTTCGCCGTACTGATGGGCTACACGGCAGGTCGCTTCGTTTGGGTCTTCACAGCAGACTGCATAGGAATAGTGAACGTTTGGAAAATATGCAGCCTCATCGAAGCGGTGTGCCTTTTCAGTCTCCCGTGGACCATGTACGCCGAAACGAAGGCCGGAGCCTATGCCTCGGTGTGCCTAGTTTCTATTCAATTCGCCGTGTTTTCGGGCATCAAGTGCACCGTAGCTGCGCTGTGTAACGTCACCTTTGGAACGAAGAATGCAAGCGCGGCGTTGGGCGCGGCAATGGTCGGATACGGCACAGGGGGACTAACGGGGCCTCTCATTTGCCAGTTTACGTACAGCGCGTTCGGAAACTACCGACCGTTTCTGTTCGGTTCGGCAGTGCTTCCGTTGCTCGCTTTCATCTTCATGTGGTGCATCAAACCTTTGGAgcagaaagagaagatgaGCGGCGACGGAAGGAGGGCCGAACCAAGCATGATCGAGCCGGAACCAAGCATGATCGAGCCGGAACGAAGCTACGAAAAAAGCAACGAAAGAACTCCCCTGCTGTTGGAAAACCATTCGGCAGAAAGATCGGTCTGA
- the LOC136189774 gene encoding lysosomal alpha-mannosidase-like isoform X1 has product MEKVLVFLAILAPVTFGRLTVHLLPHSHCDPGYRETYDSYYRTLVHNILTTVVEALQNDTSRRFIWEEVSFFSTWWKEQDQDVRSAVMSLAAQGRLEFTGGGWVMHDEAVTTFPAIVNQMTYGLDFLHEQLDYRPRIGWHIDPFGASIFTPTLYALLGYDAMVINRIPDQTKQLFKRSQHLEFNWQSHALLAENETTIFTHVLDSHYSTPLILGLSVEEKASSLAKTCHERSAWFRTDHLLVPFGSDFQFTDAESKFRGMDSILSHINANQDHFNMTIRYTTLSEYFDAVQSTNASFPTYSGRDFFPYIACSPCGSSQCGGLLSPIPCGSDDCFWSGFFTSKPQQKLLSRQQDASLRALETAFASSTILPQEANGVADVLETLDLGRSTSALLQHHDALPGTSFPSCYDDYNDRLHSALSQAKQREGLLLVLQLCGAESGFVSNFSTNTSAFESNSSSFVVVVHNSLGWTRSEVIEIDDIPEGICLKSVDPRYTSQQVGSVLYVRVTVGPLSAVALLLEKIACNPNSSKKSDAAIFLSNSLIRLDIDSDGRLMNFIDFVHNKSLPLTHTILRYLEHRSFDPIGFSQSSVYTFMTEEEPVPFSPDPGSATITAEGPLVWEVKESFGQYIEHSYRLVANSSDIQMHTSIGPLPDEPWASYVSTIQSGVNSGPLSFTVDNEFQEMAREFNSSVPVQGNTYPLTGRVTLRDSGSVVTWIVKRPVAVFAVNGSISIMLHRRLESLFDRRGNDASVMSDISLLKIRDASEADCLYCDSMKAQYPLSTVFIPLTDVREWSRSCKEAWNGMSVESSLPKSLHLVSLQVKAVSTSERIVGLRLHHNNVTSTVVSFDLQRLFPALQIRYANETSVDFHRIIRKVKCTLSGSPRSCNVHFRPMALQSYLCTLSTA; this is encoded by the exons ATGGAAAAAGTGCTAGTTTTTCTC GCGATTCTTGCTCCGGTGACCTTCGGTCGTCTAACAGTGCACCTACTCCCGCACAGCCACTGCGATCCAGGCTACAGAGAAACGTACGACAGCTATTATCGAACTCTTGTGCACAACATACTCACAACAGTCGTCGAAGCACTTCAG AACGATACGTCGAGACGATTCATATGGGAAGaggtctcctttttctctacGTGGTGGAAGGAGCAAGATCAGGACGTTCGAAGTGCCGTCATGTCGCTGGCAGCTCAAGGCCGCCTCGAATTTACAG GTGGCGGTTGGGTGATGCACGACGAGGCTGTGACGACGTTTCCTGCCATTGTCAATCAGATGACATATGggctcgattttcttcacgagCAGCTCGATTATCGACCTCGCATTGGCTGGCACATCG ACCCGTTTGGTGCGTCGATTTTTACGCCGACTCTTTATGCTCTTCTTGGCTATGATGCCATGGTGATCAATCGCATTCCTGATCAAACGAAACAG CTATTTAAGAGAAGCCAACACTTGGAATTCAATTGGCAATCTCACGCGTTgctcgccgaaaacgaaacgacgatctTTACGCACGTTCTCGACTCTCACTATAGCACCCCGCTTATACTCGGGCTCTCCGTCGAA GAAAAGGCTTCTTCGCTGGCCAAGACGTGCCACGAGAGATCCGCGTGGTTTCGAACCGATCATCTACTTGTGCCGTTTGGCTCCGACTTTCAGTTCACGGACGCCGAATCGAAATTTCGCGGCATGGACTCGATTCTTTCCCACATCAACGCTAATCAAGAC CACTTCAACATGACCATACGATACACAACGCTATCGGAAtatttcgacgccgttcaATCGACGAATGCCTCGTTTCCAACTTACAGT GGACGGGATTTCTTTCCCTATATTGCATGCTCGCCTTGTGGCAGTTCCCAGTGCGGTGGCCTATTGAGTCCTATACCTTGCGGATCAGACGACTGCTTTTGGAGCGGATTCTTCAC aTCGAAGCCGCAACAGAAGTTGCTGTCTCGGCAACAAGACGCGAGTCTTCGTGCTCTGGAG ACTGCTTTTGCCTCGTCAACGATATTGCCTCAAGAAGCCAACGGTGTCGCTGACGTGCTAGAGACGCTGGATTTGGGCAGATCAACGTCGGCCTTGCTTCAGCATCACGACGCTTTACCTGGCACGTCTTTTCCGAGCTGCTACGACGACTATAACGACAGGCTTCACTCGGCTCTATCTCAAGCGAAGCAACGAGAGGGATTGCTTCTG GTATTGCAGCTCTGCGGTGCAGAGTCGGGTTTTGTATCAAATTTTTCCACGAACACGAGCGCCTTCGAATCCAACAGTTcgagtttcgtcgtcgttgttcaTAATTCTCTAGGATGGACAAG GTCTGAGGTGATAGAAATAGATGACATACCTGAAGGAATATGCCTAAAA TCTGTTGATCCGCGGTACACCAGCCAGCAAGTTGGCTCTGTTCTGTACGTTAGAGTCACGGTGGGCCCGTTGTCCGCCGTTGCTCTTCtcctagaaaaaattgcgtGCAATCCCA actcgtcgaagaaaagcgatGCGGCGATTTTCCTTAGTAACAGCTTGATTCGACTCGACATTGACTCGGACGGCCGACTCATGaactttattgattttgtgCACAACAAAAGCCTTCCGTTGACGCATACGATCTTGAG ATATCTCGAACATCGTAGTTTTGATCCTATAGGTTTTTCTCAGAGCTCTGTTTACACTTTCATGACGGAAGAAGAGCCAGTTCCTTTTTCGCCTGAT CCTGGAAGTGCGACTATCACAGCAGAGGGACCTTTAGTTTGGGAAGTGAAAGAGAGTTTTGGCCAG TACATTGAACATTCGTACAGATTGGTAGCAAACAGCAGTGACATTCAAATGCATACGAG TATTGGCCCGCTGCCGGATGAACCTTGGGCCTCGTACGTTTCCACAATACAGTCTGGAGTTAATAGCGGGCCACTTAGCTTTACAGTTGATAACGAATTCCAAGAAATG GCTAGGGAATTCAATAGTAGTGTGCCCGTTCAGGGCAATACCTATCCGTTGACGGGGCGAGTCACACTGAGAGACTCGGGTTCTGTGGTGACATGGATTGTCAAGAGACCTGTGGCGGTTTTCGCTGTGAATGGCAGCATTTCAATAATGCTGCACAG ACGGTTAGAAAGTCTTTTTGATCGGAGAGGCAACGACGCCTCTGTCATGAGTGACATTTCGTTATTGAAGATAAGAGACGCATCTGAAGCAG ATTGTTTGTATTGTGATTCAATGAAAGCACAATATCCGTTATCTACGGTCTTTATTCCTCTGACGGACGTCAGAGAATGGTCTCGATCCTGCAAGGAAGCGTGGAATGGAATGAGTGTAGAGTCATCCTTACCCAAG TCACTACATCTCGTAAGTCTTCAAGTAAAAGCTGTCTCCACAAGTGAAAGGATTGTAGGCTTGAG GCTCCATCACAATAACGTCACAAGCACTGTTGTTTCGTTTGACCTTCAGCGTCTGTTTCCAGCGCTTCAGATCCGCTACGCAAATGAAACGTCGGTCGATTTTCACAGAATCATTAGaaag GTCAAATGCACCTTGAGCGGAAGTCCTCGTTCCTGTAACGTGCACTTCAGACCGATGGCTCTCCAAAGCTACTTGTGCACTCTTTCGACTGCCTGA
- the LOC136189774 gene encoding epididymis-specific alpha-mannosidase-like isoform X2, translating to MHDEAVTTFPAIVNQMTYGLDFLHEQLDYRPRIGWHIDPFGASIFTPTLYALLGYDAMVINRIPDQTKQLFKRSQHLEFNWQSHALLAENETTIFTHVLDSHYSTPLILGLSVEEKASSLAKTCHERSAWFRTDHLLVPFGSDFQFTDAESKFRGMDSILSHINANQDHFNMTIRYTTLSEYFDAVQSTNASFPTYSGRDFFPYIACSPCGSSQCGGLLSPIPCGSDDCFWSGFFTSKPQQKLLSRQQDASLRALETAFASSTILPQEANGVADVLETLDLGRSTSALLQHHDALPGTSFPSCYDDYNDRLHSALSQAKQREGLLLVLQLCGAESGFVSNFSTNTSAFESNSSSFVVVVHNSLGWTRSEVIEIDDIPEGICLKSVDPRYTSQQVGSVLYVRVTVGPLSAVALLLEKIACNPNSSKKSDAAIFLSNSLIRLDIDSDGRLMNFIDFVHNKSLPLTHTILRYLEHRSFDPIGFSQSSVYTFMTEEEPVPFSPDPGSATITAEGPLVWEVKESFGQYIEHSYRLVANSSDIQMHTSIGPLPDEPWASYVSTIQSGVNSGPLSFTVDNEFQEMAREFNSSVPVQGNTYPLTGRVTLRDSGSVVTWIVKRPVAVFAVNGSISIMLHRRLESLFDRRGNDASVMSDISLLKIRDASEADCLYCDSMKAQYPLSTVFIPLTDVREWSRSCKEAWNGMSVESSLPKSLHLVSLQVKAVSTSERIVGLRLHHNNVTSTVVSFDLQRLFPALQIRYANETSVDFHRIIRKVKCTLSGSPRSCNVHFRPMALQSYLCTLSTA from the exons ATGCACGACGAGGCTGTGACGACGTTTCCTGCCATTGTCAATCAGATGACATATGggctcgattttcttcacgagCAGCTCGATTATCGACCTCGCATTGGCTGGCACATCG ACCCGTTTGGTGCGTCGATTTTTACGCCGACTCTTTATGCTCTTCTTGGCTATGATGCCATGGTGATCAATCGCATTCCTGATCAAACGAAACAG CTATTTAAGAGAAGCCAACACTTGGAATTCAATTGGCAATCTCACGCGTTgctcgccgaaaacgaaacgacgatctTTACGCACGTTCTCGACTCTCACTATAGCACCCCGCTTATACTCGGGCTCTCCGTCGAA GAAAAGGCTTCTTCGCTGGCCAAGACGTGCCACGAGAGATCCGCGTGGTTTCGAACCGATCATCTACTTGTGCCGTTTGGCTCCGACTTTCAGTTCACGGACGCCGAATCGAAATTTCGCGGCATGGACTCGATTCTTTCCCACATCAACGCTAATCAAGAC CACTTCAACATGACCATACGATACACAACGCTATCGGAAtatttcgacgccgttcaATCGACGAATGCCTCGTTTCCAACTTACAGT GGACGGGATTTCTTTCCCTATATTGCATGCTCGCCTTGTGGCAGTTCCCAGTGCGGTGGCCTATTGAGTCCTATACCTTGCGGATCAGACGACTGCTTTTGGAGCGGATTCTTCAC aTCGAAGCCGCAACAGAAGTTGCTGTCTCGGCAACAAGACGCGAGTCTTCGTGCTCTGGAG ACTGCTTTTGCCTCGTCAACGATATTGCCTCAAGAAGCCAACGGTGTCGCTGACGTGCTAGAGACGCTGGATTTGGGCAGATCAACGTCGGCCTTGCTTCAGCATCACGACGCTTTACCTGGCACGTCTTTTCCGAGCTGCTACGACGACTATAACGACAGGCTTCACTCGGCTCTATCTCAAGCGAAGCAACGAGAGGGATTGCTTCTG GTATTGCAGCTCTGCGGTGCAGAGTCGGGTTTTGTATCAAATTTTTCCACGAACACGAGCGCCTTCGAATCCAACAGTTcgagtttcgtcgtcgttgttcaTAATTCTCTAGGATGGACAAG GTCTGAGGTGATAGAAATAGATGACATACCTGAAGGAATATGCCTAAAA TCTGTTGATCCGCGGTACACCAGCCAGCAAGTTGGCTCTGTTCTGTACGTTAGAGTCACGGTGGGCCCGTTGTCCGCCGTTGCTCTTCtcctagaaaaaattgcgtGCAATCCCA actcgtcgaagaaaagcgatGCGGCGATTTTCCTTAGTAACAGCTTGATTCGACTCGACATTGACTCGGACGGCCGACTCATGaactttattgattttgtgCACAACAAAAGCCTTCCGTTGACGCATACGATCTTGAG ATATCTCGAACATCGTAGTTTTGATCCTATAGGTTTTTCTCAGAGCTCTGTTTACACTTTCATGACGGAAGAAGAGCCAGTTCCTTTTTCGCCTGAT CCTGGAAGTGCGACTATCACAGCAGAGGGACCTTTAGTTTGGGAAGTGAAAGAGAGTTTTGGCCAG TACATTGAACATTCGTACAGATTGGTAGCAAACAGCAGTGACATTCAAATGCATACGAG TATTGGCCCGCTGCCGGATGAACCTTGGGCCTCGTACGTTTCCACAATACAGTCTGGAGTTAATAGCGGGCCACTTAGCTTTACAGTTGATAACGAATTCCAAGAAATG GCTAGGGAATTCAATAGTAGTGTGCCCGTTCAGGGCAATACCTATCCGTTGACGGGGCGAGTCACACTGAGAGACTCGGGTTCTGTGGTGACATGGATTGTCAAGAGACCTGTGGCGGTTTTCGCTGTGAATGGCAGCATTTCAATAATGCTGCACAG ACGGTTAGAAAGTCTTTTTGATCGGAGAGGCAACGACGCCTCTGTCATGAGTGACATTTCGTTATTGAAGATAAGAGACGCATCTGAAGCAG ATTGTTTGTATTGTGATTCAATGAAAGCACAATATCCGTTATCTACGGTCTTTATTCCTCTGACGGACGTCAGAGAATGGTCTCGATCCTGCAAGGAAGCGTGGAATGGAATGAGTGTAGAGTCATCCTTACCCAAG TCACTACATCTCGTAAGTCTTCAAGTAAAAGCTGTCTCCACAAGTGAAAGGATTGTAGGCTTGAG GCTCCATCACAATAACGTCACAAGCACTGTTGTTTCGTTTGACCTTCAGCGTCTGTTTCCAGCGCTTCAGATCCGCTACGCAAATGAAACGTCGGTCGATTTTCACAGAATCATTAGaaag GTCAAATGCACCTTGAGCGGAAGTCCTCGTTCCTGTAACGTGCACTTCAGACCGATGGCTCTCCAAAGCTACTTGTGCACTCTTTCGACTGCCTGA
- the LOC136189885 gene encoding uncharacterized protein, protein MYKPPREDVAFCPNDSFVEKRVAIWSGIGRSKNAERFFDLRLPAVAHGAPPHAPPRAPQRGRGARATTEIVRSRSRLRELSRKPSQKPPGTCTKDTVSKVRRVDAIDPSTFSNDDDSLCVSVASRPAFEPRAMAARCCGLSAAQVSFELEKEDGGGDRIASVFEKPLPDAGTEVIFSETLVGNGEEGARGSVSQESSDSLENVVGSSDYCKQVDLPASSISVAKETVLANSSGNDNAEKQNNSTAVSVISSPPDYKESHEKDPELPSVQLNEEGSVDRKSLADKESALNSIEKGNYFLTLSDGEEEKEEEEEEKLHDSETRDGNEEGDVKEKSCQDVAASAANMLVEDSAAKMSSTTPVETGDSSENPEEHAPVYKSEDISPMPSFEPRDALTKGDENPSENLDMPKLNAVSVEDVHSSEVETVYSIRLDQCVKKLLHRILLELELEQWMPTGIQAEETTAYFITERNQNDDDVDDDAAAAAASEKEDEKDTVPGNLPAS, encoded by the exons ATGTACAAACCGCCGAGAGAAGACGTCGCCTTCTGTCCCAACGATTCGTTCGTAGAAAAACGCGTTGCCATTTGGTCGGGGATTGGTCGCAGCAAGAATGCAGAGCGCTTTTTCGACCTCCGACTGCCAGCCGTCGCTCATGGTGCTCCTCCTCATGCTCCTCCTCGAGCTCCACAACGGGGACGCGGCGCgcgtgcgacgacggaaataGTTCGATCTCGCTCTCGCTTGCGAGAATTATCTCGGAAACCGTCGCAAAAGCCGCCGGGCACATGCACAAAGGACACCGTCTCTAAAGTGCGCCGCGTCGATGCGATCGATCCGTCGACATTTTCCAACGATGACGATTCGCTTTGTGTTTCTGTTGCGTCGCGGCCAGCTTTTGAGCCTCGCGCGATGGCGGCGCGTTGTTGTGGTCTGAGCGCCGCTCAAGTGTCG TTCGAGCTGGAGAAAGAGGACGGCGGCGGGGATCGAATTGCAAGTGTTTTTGAG AAGCCGTTGCCTGATGCTGGTACCGAGGTGATTTTTTCGGAGACTTTAGTAGGCAATGGTGAAGAAGGAGCACGGGGTTCAGTTTCCCAAGAGAGTTCTGATAGTTTGGAGAATGTCGTTGGGAGTTCAGACTATTGCAAACAAGTTGATCTACCAGCTTCCAGCATTTCTGTTGCAAAGGAAACGGTGTTAGCCAATTCTTCAGGAAACGACAACGCAGAAAAGCAGAATAACTCAACGGCTGTTTCTGTCATTAGCAGTCCACCTGACTATAAGGAAAGTCATGAAAAGGATCCCGAACTTCCCTCGGTGCAGCTAAACGAAGAAGGCAGCGTTGATAGGAAATCTCTGGCTGATAAAGAGAGCGCTCTAAATTCAATCGAAAAGGGAAATTACTTTCTGACGTTGTCTgatggagaagaagagaaggaagaggaggaagaggagaagttGCATGACTCGGAAACAAGAGACGGTAATGAAGAAGGGGACGTAAAGGAAAAGTCTTGCCAAGATGTGGCAGCTTCAGCAGCAAATATGTTGGTCGAGGACTCTGCAGCTAAGATGAGTTCAACAACGCCGGTAGAAACAGGAGACTCGTCAGAAAACCCAGAGGAACATGCTCCAGTGTACAAAAGTGAGGATATAAGTCCGATGCCGTCGTTTGAGCCAAGAGACGCACTAACAAAGGGGGATGAAAATCCAAGTGAAAATCTAGATATG CCGAAGTTGAACGCTGTTTCTGTTGAGGACGTCCATTCAAG TGAAGTTGAAACAGTTTACAGCATACGTTTGGATCAATGTGTTAAGAAACTACTACATCGGATATTATTGGAGTTAGAACTAGAGCAATGGATGCCAACTGGTATCCAAGCAGAGGAGACTACAGCGTACTTCATCACTGAAAGGAatcagaacgacgacgacgtcgacgacgacgccgcagcggcagcagcTAGTGAGAAAGAGGATGAGAAAGACACGGTTCCAGGAAATTTACCTGCCTCTTAG